The candidate division KSB1 bacterium genome segment CAGAGAATCATTGAACCCCTGCAGCGCATGGGCGCCCGCCTCGCGGCCTCGCCTGCCGGCACTGCGCCGCTCACCATCCACGGCGGCAGCCTGACGGGCATCCGCTATGAGATGCCGGTCGCCTCCGCGCAGGTGAAGAGTTGCATCTTGTTCGCAGGATTGCAAGCCGCGGGCGAGACGACGGTGCTGGAGCCGCTGCCGACGCGGGATCACAGCGAGCGCCTGCTGGCCGCGATGGGCGCGGCGGTGCAGGTGACAGACCATGCCGTGACGATTCGGCGCAGCAGTCTGCAGCCGGCGAGCATCACGGTGCCCGGTGATTTCTCCTCCGCGGCATTTTTGCTCGCCGCCGCGACCCTCCTGCCCAATGGCGATTTGATACTGGACAACATCAACGTCAATCCCACGCGCATTGGCATGCTGCACGTGCTGCGGCAAATGGGTGCGGCCATCGACCTCGAGGATCAAACCGACCGCGGCGGCGAGCCGGTGGCAAATATGCGTGCCCGGCACAGTCTCCTGCAGGCGGTGACCATCACGCCGCAGCAAATTCCGCAATTGATCGATGAGATTCCCACACTGGCCGTGCTGGCGACTCAGGCGGAGGGACAAACCGTCATCACCGGCGCGCAGGAATTGCGGGTGAAAGAGAGTGATCGTCTGGCGGTGCTGACGGGCAACTTGCGGGCGATGGGTGCAAAAGTGGAGGAATTACCGGATGGTTTGATCATCACCGGGCCGGTGCGGTTGCAGGGCGCAATGATCGACCCCCACGGTGATCACCGCATGGCCATGGCCTTTGCGATTGCCGGGTTGATCGCAACCGCGCCCGTCACCATCCAGCATGCAGAATGTGTGGATATTTCCTTCCCCGGCTTCTTCGAGCTGTTGCGCCGCCATTGCCGGTGAGGACGGGCAGTGCACGACTGCTTCCGGACAGCGGCGGCGCCACAAACATGCGCTGTGGTGCCGAGTGCCACGCGGATCGCATCGGCCGGCAAGTGCTGCAGCCGTGGCGGAATGATGCCGCCCTCAGGCGTGCAGGCGCCGCGTCACCGGCTGTCGCAGCGTTTTGAGATGCCGGTAGCCCACCAGCTTGCGCTGCTCCTCGTCCCACAATTTCAGCGGGATACATTTCAAACTCTGCCAGAAGGTCAGCGTCTCGCTGTGGTGAAAAACCGGATTCTCCTCGTAACATTTTTGCAGGTTGTAGTTCGGAATGCGGCTGCTGAGATGGTGAATGTGATGGTAGCCAATGTTGCCGGTGAACCATTGCAGGATTTTGGG includes the following:
- the aroA gene encoding 3-phosphoshikimate 1-carboxyvinyltransferase; the protein is MNLTLNPVQSLTGRLSVPGDKSISHRALMLAAVAQGESRIAGLSPGADVNSTRQCLQQLAVAMQTEGDTVRIRGRGFSGLQPAMQALDAGNSGTTMRLLSGLLAGRPFTTRIYGDASLNRRPMQRIIEPLQRMGARLAASPAGTAPLTIHGGSLTGIRYEMPVASAQVKSCILFAGLQAAGETTVLEPLPTRDHSERLLAAMGAAVQVTDHAVTIRRSSLQPASITVPGDFSSAAFLLAAATLLPNGDLILDNINVNPTRIGMLHVLRQMGAAIDLEDQTDRGGEPVANMRARHSLLQAVTITPQQIPQLIDEIPTLAVLATQAEGQTVITGAQELRVKESDRLAVLTGNLRAMGAKVEELPDGLIITGPVRLQGAMIDPHGDHRMAMAFAIAGLIATAPVTIQHAECVDISFPGFFELLRRHCR